The proteins below come from a single Eucalyptus grandis isolate ANBG69807.140 chromosome 3, ASM1654582v1, whole genome shotgun sequence genomic window:
- the LOC104440323 gene encoding receptor kinase-like protein Xa21 → MEKFIFLAFVDVLLASLLMFQPVICSSNFTDQEALLNFKSMMEIDPTNTIKGDNWTVEANFCEWIGVVCSNRRQRVTALDLSHMGLQGRLSPYLGNLSLLASLDLRNNSFYGMIMIEIGHLRCLKQLILELNQFEGNIPPILTQCHNLEVMSLAKNRLTGGIPREFGVFPKLQQLNLSSNDLRGQIPSFLSNISTLQVIRLANTSLTGSIPSTLFNISLTWVNLRRNHLSGSLPSDLCYRWPNIQILLLGKNQFSGLLPETLTQCKELIILWLSYNRFQGSIPQDISNLQKLRKLSFAVNSLTGTIPRTICNMSSLHQLDIGLNHIEGEISSEIGNLVNMQIMDLEDNLLTGEVPQEVFNISALQILSLMGNFLSGSLPSGKDLSLPNLEELYLGTNGFRGNIPRYFLNFSNLIIFDVEENQLSGPIPTDLGNLKNLEFVYLGSNQLTGETYGSELGFLIALSNCPSLQDLRMGYNPLRGSIPESIKNFSNSLQILSAPNCQIRGRIPEEMGFLKRLTFLRLSNNALDCNIPSSIGGLERLQRLYLDNNHLEGPMPNEICNLTGLGELLLQQNRISGSIPNCIENLSSLQNFLLSSNDMTSVIPFSLWGLQELIFLNLSLNSFNGVLPLEMGKMRAIESIDLSWNQLTGAIPSSIQEFESLASLNLSRNSFQGSIPQSIGHLKGLDFLDLSYNELSGTIPESLEGLAYLLNLNLSFNKLSGEIPTGGSFGNFSALSFIGNEALCGNAIFQVPRCKVNGMKSSRDKRLYILYIIVPIVSAILLVLVICLLRKRGNTNKKASISMENLPRIDHPMISYRELCLATNNFSESNLLGAGSFSSIYKGTLANGIDVAIKVLNLHIEGALKIFDAECDAFRMIRHRNLVKVISTCTNANLRALVLQYVPCGSLEKWLYSNNYNLDLHQRVKIMVDIAMAIEYLHHGQPEPIVHCDLKPSNILLNEDLVAQVCDFGIAKILAENKLETQTRSLGTIGYIAPEYGLEGKVSTKGDVYSFGILLLEVITGKKPTNEMFNVDISLRQWVGAAIPKRVLDIVDSKILHMKQEDPMLSKFKCIVLLILDLGLECSKDLPAERMDMKTVVVKLNKIKLSLP, encoded by the exons ATGGAGAAGTTCATCTTTTTAGCATTTGTTGATGTTCTGTTGGCTTCCTTATTGATGTTTCAGCCCGTCATCTGTTCTAGCAACTTCACTGATCAAGAGGCTCTCCTCAACTTCAAATCCATGATGGAAATCGACCCAACAAACACCATCAAAGGCGACAATTGGACTGTGGAAGCAAATTTTTGTGAATGGATTGGTGTTGTTTGCAGCAACCGTAGGCAGAGAGTCACAGCTTTAGACCTCTCACACATGGGTCTCCAAGGAAGACTCTCTCCCTATCTTGGCAATCTTTCTCTCCTAGCTTCTCTTGATCTCCGCAACAACAGTTTTTATGGCATGATTATGATAGAAATTGGCCATTTACGCTGCCTGAAACAGCTTATACTTGAATTGAACCAGTTCGAAGGAAACATTCCTCCTATCTTAACCCAGTGCCATAACCTCGAAGTCATGTCACTCGCAAAGAACAGACTAACGGGTGGCATACCAAGAGAATTCGGGGTCTTCCCTAAGTTGCAACAACTGAATCTTAGCTCAAACGACTTACGGGGTCAAATTCCAAGCTTCCTGAGCAACATATCCACATTGCAAGTCATTAGATTGGCCAACACCAGTCTCACTGGTTCGATTCCTTCAACACTTTTCAATATATCACTCACTTGGGTGAATTTGAGGCGTAATCATCTCTCCGGAAGTCTTCCCTCCGATCTTTGCTACCGCTGGCCTAACATTCAGATACTTTTACTCGGTAAAAATCAATTCAGCGGCCTGCTACCAGAGACGCTAACCCAATGCAAAGAGCTTATTATATTGTGGTTGTCATACAATCGTTTTCAAGGAAGCATTCCTCAAGATATAAGCAACTTGCAAAAGCTACGGAAGCTCTCTTTTGCTGTTAACAGCTTGACTGGCACGATTCCTCGAACCATCTGCAACATGTCGAGCTTGCACCAGCTGGACATAGGATTGAACCACATTGAAGGGGAGATTTCAAGTGAGATTGGCAATTTGGTCAATATGCAAATAATGGATCTTGAAGATAATTTGCTTACTGGGGAAGTGCCTCAAGAGGTTTTTAATATTTCTGCGCTCCAAATACTCAGTTTGATGGGCAATTTCCTCTCTGGAAGCCTTCCCTCAGGTAAAGATCTAAGCCTTCCGAATTTGGAAGAACTATATCTAGGAACCAATGGCTTtcgcggcaacatcccccgctatttcttaaatttttccaACCTAATCATCTTCGATGTCGAGGAAAATCAACTCAGCGGACCCATACCTACAGATTTGGGCAACTTGAAGAACCTTGAATTCGTTTATCTTGGGTCAAATCAACTAACAGGAGAGACTTATGGTTCGGAGCTCGGTTTTCTCATTGCTCTTTCTAATTGTCCATCGCTGCAAGACTTGAGAATGGGATACAACCCCCTTCGTGGCTCCATACCAGAATCTATCAAAAACTTCTCAAATTCCCTACAAATTCTAAGTGCTCCCAATTGTCAAATAAGAGGTCGTATTCCCGAGGAAATGGGTTTCTTGAAGAGATTGACTTTCTTAAGGTTGAGCAATAATGCTCTAGACTGCAACATCCCATCATCGATTGGAGGACTAGAAAGGTTGCAAAGGCTGTATCTTGATAACAACCATCTCGAAGGACCGATGCCCAATGAGATATGCAACTTGACAGGTTTAGGAGAGTTGCTGCTCCAACAAAATAGGATATCGGGATCAATCCCGAATTGCATTGAGAACCTTAGCAGCCTTCAAAATTTTCTCTTAAGCTCGAATGACATGACATCGGTTATACCATTTAGTCTGTGGGGCCTTCAAGAACTCATCTTCCTCAATCTGTCACTCAATTCTTTCAATGGAGTCCTACCACTTGAAATGGGGAAGATGAGAGCTATAGAGAGCATCGATCTTTCTTGGAACCAACTTACCGGTGCCATACCAAGTTCCATCCAGGAGTTTGAGAGCCTTGCTTCTCTCAACTTGTCAAGGAACTCATTTCAAGGATCGATACCGCAATCGATTGGCCATCTCAAAGGGTTGGATTTCCTCGATCTCTCCTATAATGAGTTATCAGGCACGATACCTGAGTCCTTGGAAGGACTTGCATATCTACTAAATTTGAACTTGTCCTTTAATAAGCTATCAGGAGAGATTCCTACTGGCGGATCCTTTGGAAATTTCTCAGCTCTCTCTTTCATTGGGAATGAAGCACTTTGTGGAAATGCGATTTTTCAAGTCCCACGTTGCAAAGTAAATGGAATGAAATCATCAAGGGACAAGCGGCTCTATATACTATACATTATTGTGCCGATTGTATCAGCTATACTTTTAGTCCTTGTCATTTGCTTGCTTAGAAAGCGTGGGAACACCAATAAAAAAGCTTCAATTTCGATGGAGAACTTGCCTAGAATTGACCACCCGATGATATCATATCGGGAGCTTTGCTTGGCTACTAACAACTTTAGCGAAAGCAATTTGCTCGGAGCAGGAAGCTTTAGCTCTATATATAAGGGGACTCTAGCCAATGGGATAGACGTCGCGATCAAAGTATTGAATCTCCATATTGAAGGCGCTCTGAAAATTTTTGATGCAGAATGCGATGCTTTCCGTATGATTCGGCACCGCAATCTCGTCAAGGTGATCAGCACCTGCACGAATGCCAATCTGAGAGCTCTAGTGTTGCAGTACGTGCCTTGTGGGAGCTTGGAGAAGTGGTTGTACTCCAACAACTACAACTTGGATCTCCATCAACGAGTGAAGATAATGGTCGACATCGCAATGGCGATCGAGTATCTCCATCATGGCCAACCAGAACCCATTGTGCACTGCGATCTGAAGCCTAGCAATATTCTTCTAAACGAGGACCTGGTTGCACAAGTTTGTGACTTTGGAATTGCCAAGATTTTGGCTGAGAACAAGCTCGAAACACAAACCCGATCTCTCGGCACGATTGGTTACATTGCCCCAG AGTATGGTTTGGAAGGAAAAGTCTCAACAAAAGGAGATGTATACAGCTTTGGCATATTGTTGTTGGAAGTGATTACTGGGAAGAAGCCAACCAATGAAATGTTCAATGTGGATATCAGCTTGAGGCAATGGGTAGGTGCAGCAATTCCAAAAAGAGTGCTTGACATTGTGGATAGCAAAATCCTTCACATGAAACAAGAAGATCCAATGCTTTCAAAATTCAAGTGCATAGTCTTATTGATACTAGATTTAGGACTAGAATGTTCAAAGGACTTGCCTGCGGAAAGAATGGACATGAAAACTGTCGTGGTTAAGCTCAACAAGATCAAGTTGTCACTTCCTTGA
- the LOC120291450 gene encoding 2-oxoglutarate-dependent dioxygenase citB-like isoform X2 yields MNSIRWPQACLDSGFFYAINHGIGQDLMEEVFVQSRWFFGLPLSEKMKLLRNEKHRGRTPLLDEVLDAGNQIQGDYKEGYYIGAEVPEDDPDAQKPHFGPNLWPSEEILPRWRQTMEKFHS; encoded by the exons ATGAATTCGATCCGTTGGCCTCAAGCGTGCTTGGATTCTGGCTTTTTCTACGCGATCAATCACGGAATCGGCCAGGATTTAATGGAGGAGGTCTTCGTCCAGAGCAGGTGGTTCTTCGGCTTGCCCTTGAGCGAGAAGATGAAGCTGTTGAGGAACGAGAAGCACAGAGGCCGCACTCCTCTGTTGGATGAGGTCCTCGATGCTGGGAATCAGATTCAGG GAGATTATAAGGAGGGATACTACATAGGAGCGGAAGTACCAGAGGATGATCCTGATGCACAGAAGCCTCATTTTGGACCAAACCTCTGGCCTTCTGAGG AGATATTGCCAAGATGGAGGCAGACAATGGAGAAATTTCATAGTTAG
- the LOC120291450 gene encoding 2-oxoglutarate-dependent dioxygenase tropC-like isoform X1, translating into MNSIRWPQACLDSGFFYAINHGIGQDLMEEVFVQSRWFFGLPLSEKMKLLRNEKHRGRTPLLDEVLDAGNQIQGDYKEGYYIGAEVPEDDPDAQKPHFGPNLWPSEGNQLLKMISVQLQIVAGDMYLFWFHCCVFNRDIAKMEADNGEIS; encoded by the exons ATGAATTCGATCCGTTGGCCTCAAGCGTGCTTGGATTCTGGCTTTTTCTACGCGATCAATCACGGAATCGGCCAGGATTTAATGGAGGAGGTCTTCGTCCAGAGCAGGTGGTTCTTCGGCTTGCCCTTGAGCGAGAAGATGAAGCTGTTGAGGAACGAGAAGCACAGAGGCCGCACTCCTCTGTTGGATGAGGTCCTCGATGCTGGGAATCAGATTCAGG GAGATTATAAGGAGGGATACTACATAGGAGCGGAAGTACCAGAGGATGATCCTGATGCACAGAAGCCTCATTTTGGACCAAACCTCTGGCCTTCTGAGGGTAACCAGTTGCTTAAAATGATATCTGTGCAACTTCAAATTGTTGCTGGTGATATGTACTTATTTTGGTTTCATTGTTGTGTTTTCAATAGAGATATTGCCAAGATGGAGGCAGACAATGGAGAAATTTCATAG
- the LOC108958261 gene encoding 2-oxoglutarate-dependent dioxygenase citB-like isoform X1 encodes MDDANAVDVAGVPASSLNLIDLSSSDIRRSVSLLKQACLDSGFFYVINHGVSQDLMEEVFVQSRRFFGLPLSEKMKLLRNEKHRGYTPLFDQLLDPANQINGDYKEGYYMGVEVPQDDPCAQKPHFGPNLWPSEDILPRWRQAMEKFHCQALNVAKVVTRIIALALDLEADFFDKPEILGEPIVTLRLLHYEGLVSDPFKGIYGAGAHSDFGFITLLATDDVPGLQICKNKDAKPPKWEYVQPMRGAFIVNLGDMLE; translated from the exons ATGGATGACGCGAACGCCGTCGACGTCGCCGGAGTTCCGGCTTCAAGTCTCAATCTTATCGACCTCTCGAGTTCCGATATCCGACGGTCGGTTTCCCTGCTCAAACAG GCGTGCTTGGATTCCGGCTTTTTCTACGTGATCAATCATGGAGTCAGCCAGGACTTGATGGAGGAGGTGTTCGTCCAGAGCAGGCGGTTCTTCGGTCTGCCTTTGAGCGAGAAGATGAAGCTGCTGAGGAACGAGAAGCACCGAGGCTACACTCCTCTGTTCGATCAGCTCCTCGACCCTGCAAATCAGATAAACG GAGATTATAAGGAGGGATACTACATGGGAGTGGAAGTACCACAGGACGATCCTTGTGCGCAGAAGCCTCATTTTGGACCAAACCTCTGGCCTTCTGAGG ATATATTGCCAAGATGGAGACAGGCAATGgaaaaatttcattgtcaagCATT AAATGTGGCAAAAGTAGTTACAAGGATCATTGCTCTAGCACTTGATCTGGAGGCTGATTTTTTTGACAAGCCAGAAATACTTGGCGAGCCTATTGTGACCTTGCGCTTGTTGCACTATGAAG gtCTAGTCTCTGATCCCTTTAAAGGAATATATGGAGCTGGGGCACATTCGGACTTTGGATTTATTACCTTGTTGGCAACAGATGATGTCCCAGGTCTCCAA attTGCAAGAACAAGGATGCTAAACCTCCGAAATGGGAATATGTGCAACCTATGAGAGG AGCATTCATAGTGAATCTTGGTGATATGCTAGAATGA
- the LOC108958261 gene encoding 2-oxoglutarate-dependent dioxygenase citB-like isoform X2, with amino-acid sequence MDDANAVDVAGVPASSLNLIDLSSSDIRRSVSLLKQACLDSGFFYVINHGVSQDLMEEVFVQSRRFFGLPLSEKMKLLRNEKHRGYTPLFDQLLDPANQINGDYKEGYYMGVEVPQDDPCAQKPHFGPNLWPSEDILPRWRQAMEKFHCQALNVAKVVTRIIALALDLEADFFDKPEILGEPIVTLRLLHYEGLVSDPFKGIYGAGAHSDFGFITLLATDDVPDLQEQGC; translated from the exons ATGGATGACGCGAACGCCGTCGACGTCGCCGGAGTTCCGGCTTCAAGTCTCAATCTTATCGACCTCTCGAGTTCCGATATCCGACGGTCGGTTTCCCTGCTCAAACAG GCGTGCTTGGATTCCGGCTTTTTCTACGTGATCAATCATGGAGTCAGCCAGGACTTGATGGAGGAGGTGTTCGTCCAGAGCAGGCGGTTCTTCGGTCTGCCTTTGAGCGAGAAGATGAAGCTGCTGAGGAACGAGAAGCACCGAGGCTACACTCCTCTGTTCGATCAGCTCCTCGACCCTGCAAATCAGATAAACG GAGATTATAAGGAGGGATACTACATGGGAGTGGAAGTACCACAGGACGATCCTTGTGCGCAGAAGCCTCATTTTGGACCAAACCTCTGGCCTTCTGAGG ATATATTGCCAAGATGGAGACAGGCAATGgaaaaatttcattgtcaagCATT AAATGTGGCAAAAGTAGTTACAAGGATCATTGCTCTAGCACTTGATCTGGAGGCTGATTTTTTTGACAAGCCAGAAATACTTGGCGAGCCTATTGTGACCTTGCGCTTGTTGCACTATGAAG gtCTAGTCTCTGATCCCTTTAAAGGAATATATGGAGCTGGGGCACATTCGGACTTTGGATTTATTACCTTGTTGGCAACAGATGATGTCCCAG attTGCAAGAACAAGGATGCTAA